A single Dechloromonas denitrificans DNA region contains:
- the recJ gene encoding single-stranded-DNA-specific exonuclease RecJ gives MTRIVNRSIPQRVVWQLEQQGLHPLLARLYAARGVKDKAELDYELKSLIPPSALTHATDAAHMLADAIEAEARLLIIGDYDCDGATATAVGMRALKMLGADVDFLLPDRFKLGYGLSPEIVDVAAQQSPDLIITVDNGIASIEGVNRAREHGIATLITDHHLPAETLPEADCIVNPNQPGCDFPSKCIAGVGVMFYVMLALRAELRERGFFAERPEPNFASLLDLVALGTVADVVKLDRNNRILVSQGLKRMRAGQLHAGLAALFKAAGRDPKKATAMDLGFILGPRLNAAGRLADMRLGVECLLTDDPARALNIAQQLDALNRERREIESGMQEQALILLESLDANDSASGIALFDEGWHEGVVGILASRIKDKLHRPVFAFAPGEGGIVKGSGRSIPGLHLRDALDLVAKRAPGLLVRFGGHAMAAGATLRAENFEQFRELFAQVAGELLSPADLTRTLETDGALEGSYFSLETARLLDNEIWGQGFPAPLFIDEFEVEQQRVLKEKHLKLRLRKGETRIDAIQFNFSNQPGNNTRVAYRLAINEYMGVETTQLMVEHLE, from the coding sequence GTGACCCGCATCGTCAACCGCAGCATTCCGCAACGCGTCGTCTGGCAACTGGAACAACAGGGCCTGCATCCGCTGCTCGCCCGTCTCTACGCGGCGCGCGGCGTCAAGGACAAGGCCGAACTGGATTACGAACTGAAATCGCTGATCCCGCCGAGCGCCCTGACCCACGCCACGGACGCCGCCCACATGCTGGCCGATGCCATCGAGGCCGAAGCCCGGCTGCTGATCATCGGCGATTACGACTGCGACGGCGCTACCGCCACGGCGGTCGGCATGCGCGCCCTGAAAATGCTCGGCGCCGACGTCGATTTCCTGCTCCCCGACCGCTTCAAGCTGGGCTACGGCCTGTCGCCGGAAATCGTCGATGTCGCGGCGCAACAGTCGCCCGACCTGATCATCACCGTCGACAACGGCATCGCCAGCATCGAAGGCGTGAACCGCGCCCGCGAACACGGCATCGCAACGCTGATCACCGACCACCACCTGCCGGCCGAAACGCTGCCCGAGGCCGATTGCATCGTCAATCCAAACCAGCCCGGCTGCGACTTCCCGTCGAAATGCATCGCCGGCGTCGGCGTGATGTTCTACGTGATGCTCGCCCTGCGCGCCGAACTGCGCGAACGCGGCTTCTTCGCCGAGCGGCCGGAACCCAATTTCGCCAGCCTGCTCGACCTCGTCGCCCTCGGCACCGTCGCCGACGTCGTCAAGCTCGACCGCAACAACCGCATCCTCGTCAGCCAGGGCCTCAAGCGCATGCGCGCCGGCCAGTTGCACGCCGGCCTGGCGGCGCTGTTCAAGGCGGCCGGCCGCGACCCGAAAAAAGCCACGGCGATGGATCTCGGCTTCATCCTCGGGCCGCGCCTGAATGCCGCCGGCCGGCTGGCCGACATGCGCCTCGGCGTCGAATGCCTGCTCACCGACGATCCGGCCCGCGCCCTCAACATCGCCCAGCAGCTCGACGCGCTGAACCGCGAACGGCGCGAAATCGAATCGGGCATGCAGGAACAGGCGCTGATCCTGCTCGAGTCGCTCGATGCCAACGACAGCGCCTCGGGTATCGCGCTGTTCGACGAAGGCTGGCACGAAGGCGTCGTCGGCATCCTCGCCTCGCGCATCAAGGACAAACTGCACCGCCCGGTGTTTGCCTTCGCCCCCGGCGAAGGCGGCATCGTCAAGGGTTCCGGGCGTTCGATTCCCGGCCTGCACCTGCGCGATGCGCTCGATCTGGTCGCCAAACGCGCCCCCGGCCTCCTAGTCCGCTTCGGCGGCCACGCCATGGCGGCCGGCGCCACGCTGCGCGCCGAAAACTTCGAGCAATTCCGCGAACTGTTCGCCCAGGTCGCCGGCGAACTGCTCTCGCCAGCCGACCTGACCCGCACGCTGGAAACCGACGGCGCCCTGGAAGGCAGCTATTTCTCGCTGGAAACCGCCCGCCTGCTGGACAACGAAATCTGGGGCCAGGGCTTCCCGGCGCCGCTGTTCATCGATGAATTCGAGGTCGAGCAGCAACGCGTGCTCAAGGAAAAACACCTCAAGCTGCGCCTGCGCAAGGGCGAAACGCGGATCGACGCGATCCAGTTCAACTTCAGCAACCAACCGGGAAACAATACCCGGGTCGCTTACCGGCTCGCCATCAATGAATACATGGGCGTCGAAACGACCCAGTTGATGGTCGAGCATCTGGAATAG